The genomic DNA AAGGATAATCGTCCAATAACTTTTGCGATGCATCTAAAAGATCGAATGCGGCAATGTCAATCGAAACGTAGTGCAGTTCGTTCTGCCGAGTCAGAGTTTCTTCGATTAATAAGCGCGTCTTTTTACCGCTACCCCCACCGAATTCCACTAAACAGATATTCTCCCCTGCCGCTGCGACGATGTCCCCAGTATGCCTGCTCAAGATCTCCGTCTCCGACCGCGTGAGATAGTATTCCGGAAGGCGCGTAATCGCTTCGAAGCACTCACACCCGAAAGCGTCATAAAGCAGCCAAGGGGGAAGCCATTTTCGGGAGGCGCTTAAGCCCTCTCTAACCGCAGAGGCAATGCTTAGCCCCGATTCTTTTCCGAGCGTATTTATCCATTCCAGCCGGTTGGGCATAGTATGCGAAAGGCAGTTTATCGCAGAATAGGGGAAGAGTTTCTATGCAAGCAAAGCAAATTACCTCCGAACTCCTTATTTCTTGGGTCTGCGACGCCCGGGAGAGGACTCTCATGCTTCACGCCGACCTTTCCGACGAACAAATGCTGGGTCCCGAGTTAGGGATTATAAACCCGCCTCTTTGGGAAATCGGGCACGTCTCATGGTTCATGGAAAGATGGGTTCTCCGGCACGTATGCGGACTACCCCCTCTCGATGAACGCGTAGACGAGTTTTACGATTCCGCCGCAGTCCGTCATGACGACCGCTGGCATCTTCCTCTTTTGACCCGTGAACGCGTTATTCGATACTTGCACGACGTGAGAGATGCTGTATGCCGTGTTTTGGAAAAAGGACTGAATGACGATTTGCGATATTTCACGATGCTTTCGGTTTTCCACGAAGACATGCACACAGAGGCATTCACTTACACGAGGCAAACTCTGGGTTATTCCCCTCCACCGTTTGCAACAGAGCACCCCCCCCAAGGAGGTGTTTTACAAGGAGATGCAGAAATCCCTGGCGGAAAATTTTTATTAGGCTCTTCGAGAGAGGAGGTGTTCGTTTTCGATAACGAAAAGTGGGAGCACGAGGTTATGGTTCAGCCATTTCGTATCGCCCGCTCTCAAGTTACCCAAGGGGAGTTTTTGCAATTCGTCGAAGCGGGGGGGTACGAAAACCCGGAGTTTTGGAGCAAAGAAGGATGGGCTTGGAGAGAGAAAGCACAAGCAAAATGCCCTTTATATTGGAAGCAAGAAAATGGCGAGTGGCTTCAACGTATTTTCAATCGGTGGCTTCCTTTGGTCCCCAATCGTGCGATGATTCACGTAAATTATTATGAAGC from Fimbriimonadales bacterium includes the following:
- the senA gene encoding selenoneine synthase SenA, producing MQAKQITSELLISWVCDARERTLMLHADLSDEQMLGPELGIINPPLWEIGHVSWFMERWVLRHVCGLPPLDERVDEFYDSAAVRHDDRWHLPLLTRERVIRYLHDVRDAVCRVLEKGLNDDLRYFTMLSVFHEDMHTEAFTYTRQTLGYSPPPFATEHPPQGGVLQGDAEIPGGKFLLGSSREEVFVFDNEKWEHEVMVQPFRIARSQVTQGEFLQFVEAGGYENPEFWSKEGWAWREKAQAKCPLYWKQENGEWLQRIFNRWLPLVPNRAMIHVNYYEAEAYCRWAKRRLPTEAEWEMAASWEPETGRKRRYPWGDESPTPNRANLDWHYGGVIEVGALQDGDSPFGCRQMLGNSWEWTSSTFSPYPGFTPDPYKEYSQPWFYDHKVLRGGAWTTRSRLIRNAYRNFYRPDRRDVLAGFRTCAI